A genome region from Streptomyces xanthophaeus includes the following:
- a CDS encoding ABC transporter permease, which produces MSTPWVVVDSWTMTRRELAHWGRRPVQMVVGLVFPVMLLLMFGFLIGGGRGIGGDYVEFLVPGMLALTMAFGLEATMTAVTQDLGKGVIDRFRATPMSSAAVLVGRSAADMLQSAVGLAVLAGVGLLLGWRWHGSPAAALLAFALLLLLRFAMLWIGIFLGMVAGRPELVQAVQILVWPVGFLSNAFATPESMPGWLGTVVEWNPMSATATAVRDLFGNPAAAGQSWAADHAALLAVGWPVLLLAVFFPLAVARFRDLGR; this is translated from the coding sequence ATGAGCACGCCCTGGGTGGTCGTGGACTCCTGGACGATGACCCGGCGCGAGCTCGCGCACTGGGGGCGCAGGCCCGTCCAGATGGTCGTCGGACTGGTCTTCCCCGTGATGCTGCTGCTGATGTTCGGCTTCCTGATCGGCGGCGGGCGCGGGATCGGCGGCGATTACGTGGAGTTCCTGGTGCCCGGGATGCTCGCGCTGACCATGGCCTTCGGGCTGGAGGCGACCATGACCGCCGTCACCCAGGACCTGGGCAAGGGGGTGATCGACCGGTTCCGCGCCACGCCCATGTCCTCCGCGGCGGTGCTCGTCGGCCGCAGCGCGGCGGACATGCTCCAGTCGGCGGTGGGCCTGGCCGTCCTCGCGGGCGTCGGCCTGCTGCTGGGCTGGCGCTGGCACGGTTCCCCCGCGGCCGCCCTGCTCGCCTTCGCGCTGCTCCTTCTGCTGCGCTTCGCGATGCTGTGGATCGGCATCTTCCTGGGCATGGTCGCGGGCCGTCCGGAGCTGGTGCAGGCGGTGCAGATCCTGGTGTGGCCGGTGGGCTTCCTCTCCAACGCCTTCGCGACACCGGAGTCGATGCCGGGCTGGCTGGGGACGGTGGTGGAATGGAATCCGATGTCCGCGACGGCGACCGCGGTCCGCGACCTGTTCGGCAACCCGGCCGCGGCCGGGCAGTCGTGGGCCGCCGACCACGCGGCGCTGCTCGCCGTCGGCTGGCCGGTCCTGCTGCTGGCGGTCTTCTTCCCGCTGGCGGTGGCCCGCTTCCGGGACCTGGGCAGATAG
- a CDS encoding ATP-binding cassette domain-containing protein, with protein MAIFVEGVHKRYGGKPALAGLDLEVKPGTVHAVLGPNGAGKTTAVRVMSTLLRHDEGVVRVAGHDVRTQAPAVRARIGLLGQHAALDEELAGRQNLEMFGRLHHLGARRAGLRAGELLERFGLADTGRKPVKQYSGGMRRRLDLAASLITEPEVLFLDEPTTGLDPRGRTEVWSAVRSLVGGGTTVLLTTQYLEEADQLADRITLIDAGRVAAEGTADELKSLVGPDRIVVVLRDAARLAEAARLLPDPAVDPDSLTLSFPVEDRMAGLALTLRALEGAGIEARDLAVRRPTLDEVFLHLTDRTDATEVAA; from the coding sequence TTGGCGATCTTCGTCGAAGGTGTCCACAAGCGGTACGGCGGCAAGCCCGCGCTGGCCGGGCTCGACCTGGAGGTGAAGCCCGGGACGGTGCACGCCGTCCTCGGCCCCAACGGAGCCGGAAAGACCACGGCGGTGCGCGTCATGAGCACCCTGCTGCGGCACGACGAGGGCGTGGTCCGGGTCGCCGGCCACGACGTACGCACCCAGGCGCCGGCCGTCCGCGCCCGGATCGGGCTGCTCGGCCAGCACGCGGCGCTCGACGAGGAACTGGCCGGCCGGCAGAACCTGGAGATGTTCGGCCGCCTCCACCACCTCGGCGCACGGCGGGCCGGGCTGCGGGCCGGCGAACTGCTGGAACGCTTCGGCCTCGCGGACACCGGCCGCAAGCCGGTGAAGCAGTACAGCGGTGGCATGCGGCGCCGGCTCGACCTCGCGGCGTCCCTGATCACCGAGCCGGAGGTGCTCTTCCTCGACGAGCCGACCACCGGGCTCGACCCGCGCGGCCGCACCGAGGTGTGGAGCGCGGTCCGCTCCCTGGTGGGCGGCGGCACCACCGTCCTGCTGACCACGCAGTACCTGGAGGAGGCCGACCAGCTGGCCGACCGCATCACGCTGATCGACGCGGGGCGGGTGGCGGCCGAGGGCACGGCCGACGAGCTGAAGTCCCTCGTCGGGCCCGACCGGATCGTCGTCGTCCTGCGCGACGCGGCACGGCTCGCCGAGGCGGCGCGGCTGCTGCCCGACCCGGCCGTGGACCCGGACTCCCTGACCCTGAGCTTCCCGGTGGAGGACCGGATGGCGGGCCTGGCCCTGACCCTGCGCGCGCTGGAGGGGGCGGGCATCGAGGCACGGGACCTCGCGGTCCGCCGCCCCACGCTCGACGAGGTCTTCCTGCACCTGACCGACCGCACGGACGCCACGGAGGTGGCCGCATGA
- a CDS encoding PadR family transcriptional regulator has translation MSAIRLLVLGAVRQHGRAHGYQVRNDLEYWGAHEWSNTKPGSIYHALKQMAKQGVLHAHEVAPSAAGGPPRTEYEVTDAGREEYFRLLREALAAYDQKTDVLSAAIGFMVDLPRAEVLALLRERMAELALWRSSVTDYYTPEGGPESLGHIGEIMHRWVHSADAEAEWTRGLVARIEGGAYSFAGEGGDPFVGVLADGQENPYATHQDA, from the coding sequence ATGTCAGCGATCCGGCTTCTTGTCCTCGGTGCGGTCCGCCAGCACGGGCGGGCCCACGGGTACCAGGTACGCAACGACCTGGAGTACTGGGGCGCCCACGAGTGGTCGAACACCAAGCCCGGATCGATCTACCACGCGCTCAAGCAGATGGCGAAGCAGGGCGTCCTGCACGCGCACGAGGTGGCACCGAGCGCGGCGGGCGGGCCGCCGCGCACCGAGTACGAGGTGACGGACGCCGGCCGCGAGGAGTACTTCCGGCTGCTGCGCGAGGCCCTCGCGGCGTACGACCAGAAGACGGACGTGCTGTCGGCGGCGATCGGCTTCATGGTCGATCTGCCGCGGGCGGAGGTGCTCGCGCTGCTCCGGGAGCGGATGGCCGAGCTGGCGCTCTGGCGGTCGTCGGTGACGGACTACTACACGCCGGAGGGCGGCCCGGAGTCGCTGGGCCACATCGGCGAGATCATGCACAGGTGGGTCCACTCCGCGGATGCCGAGGCGGAGTGGACGCGGGGGCTCGTCGCCCGGATCGAGGGCGGCGCGTACTCCTTCGCCGGTGAGGGCGGCGATCCGTTCGTGGGGGTCCTCGCGGACGGCCAGGAGAATCCGTACGCCACGCACCAGGATGCGTAA
- a CDS encoding DinB family protein has protein sequence MAQISTEVLGDERGTLLAFVDAQRTAIRESLLGLSEEQAASRPSVSELTLSGLLKHVAEVELNWLRLAQQAPNERQRTQETWGEAFRLVDGESIPSVLAFWDEVAEQTTAFIAAVPSLDETFPLPPAPWFPKDAKVSMRWMLLHLVEEFARHAGHADIVRESLDGTKAMG, from the coding sequence ATGGCTCAGATTTCCACCGAAGTCCTCGGCGACGAGCGCGGCACTCTCCTCGCCTTCGTCGACGCCCAGCGCACCGCGATCCGCGAATCGCTCCTCGGGCTCAGCGAGGAGCAGGCCGCCAGCCGCCCCAGCGTCAGCGAGCTCACCCTGTCCGGGCTGCTCAAGCACGTGGCCGAGGTCGAGCTGAACTGGCTGCGCCTGGCCCAGCAGGCGCCGAACGAGCGGCAGCGCACCCAGGAGACCTGGGGCGAGGCCTTCCGCCTGGTCGACGGTGAGTCGATCCCGTCGGTGCTCGCCTTCTGGGACGAGGTCGCGGAGCAGACGACGGCCTTCATCGCCGCCGTCCCGAGCCTGGACGAGACCTTCCCGCTGCCGCCGGCGCCCTGGTTCCCCAAGGACGCCAAGGTCTCGATGCGCTGGATGCTCCTGCACCTGGTGGAGGAGTTCGCCCGGCACGCGGGCCACGCGGACATCGTCCGCGAATCCCTCGACGGCACCAAGGCGATGGGCTAG
- a CDS encoding aldehyde dehydrogenase family protein, with translation MSIFSDLAHQYIDGEWLAGTGSWDIIDVNPFNGEKLAAITVATVEQVDQAYRGAERAQREWAATSPYIRRAVLERALRITEEREKEIVEAMIDELGGTRPKAEYEVHLAMEFIRESLQLAVRPEGRILPSPVEGKENRIQRLPVGVVTVISPFNFPFLVTLKSVAPALALGNAVVIKPNQNAPVVGGGLIAKIFEDAGLPAGLLNVLVTDIAEIGDALLTHPVPKVISFAGSDRVGRHVGAIAARHFKRTVLELSGNSALVVLDDADLDYAVDAAVFSRFVYQGQVCMAANRILVDASVAEEFTEKFTARVRGLKTGDPHEADTHIGPLINSFQADALTALVDQAVESGAQALVRGSTRGNLVEPTVLAGIPEDSPLLSQEIFGPVALLVVFDGEDEAVRLTNATPYGLSGAVHTRDVERGVRFAQRIETGMIHVNDSTIGDEPLAAFGGEKASGLGRLNGEATIEAFTTQKWISVQHGRTTFPF, from the coding sequence ATGTCCATATTCAGCGACCTGGCTCACCAGTACATCGACGGCGAATGGCTGGCCGGTACCGGTTCGTGGGACATCATCGACGTCAACCCCTTCAACGGGGAGAAGCTCGCGGCCATCACGGTGGCCACCGTCGAGCAGGTGGACCAGGCCTACCGCGGCGCCGAACGCGCCCAGCGCGAGTGGGCCGCCACCAGCCCCTACATCAGACGCGCCGTCCTGGAGCGCGCCCTGCGGATCACCGAGGAGCGCGAGAAGGAGATCGTCGAGGCGATGATCGACGAGCTCGGCGGGACGCGTCCCAAGGCCGAGTACGAGGTCCACCTCGCGATGGAGTTCATCCGCGAGTCCCTCCAGCTCGCCGTCCGGCCCGAGGGGCGGATCCTGCCCTCCCCGGTCGAGGGCAAGGAGAACCGGATCCAGCGGCTCCCCGTGGGCGTCGTCACGGTGATCAGCCCCTTCAACTTCCCCTTCCTGGTGACCCTGAAGTCGGTCGCCCCGGCCCTGGCGCTGGGCAACGCGGTCGTCATCAAGCCCAACCAGAACGCCCCGGTCGTGGGCGGCGGCCTGATCGCCAAGATCTTCGAGGACGCCGGGCTGCCGGCCGGCCTGCTGAACGTCCTGGTCACCGACATCGCCGAGATAGGCGACGCGCTCCTGACCCACCCCGTCCCCAAGGTCATCTCGTTCGCGGGATCGGACCGGGTCGGCCGGCACGTCGGGGCGATCGCCGCCCGCCACTTCAAGCGCACGGTCCTGGAGCTCAGCGGGAACAGCGCGCTCGTCGTGCTCGACGACGCCGACCTCGACTACGCGGTGGACGCGGCCGTCTTCAGCCGCTTCGTCTACCAGGGCCAGGTCTGCATGGCCGCCAACCGGATCCTCGTCGACGCCTCCGTCGCCGAGGAGTTCACCGAGAAGTTCACCGCACGCGTGCGCGGGCTCAAGACGGGCGACCCGCACGAGGCCGACACCCACATCGGCCCCCTGATCAACTCCTTCCAGGCCGACGCCCTGACCGCGCTCGTGGACCAGGCCGTGGAATCCGGCGCGCAGGCGCTCGTACGCGGGTCTACGCGCGGCAACCTGGTCGAACCCACGGTGCTCGCCGGGATCCCCGAGGACTCCCCGCTGCTGAGCCAGGAGATCTTCGGCCCGGTGGCCCTGCTGGTGGTCTTCGACGGCGAGGACGAGGCCGTACGGCTGACCAACGCGACCCCCTACGGGCTCAGCGGCGCCGTGCACACCCGGGACGTGGAGCGGGGCGTCCGCTTCGCCCAGCGGATCGAGACGGGCATGATCCACGTCAACGACTCCACGATCGGGGACGAGCCGCTGGCCGCCTTCGGCGGAGAGAAGGCCTCGGGTCTGGGCCGGCTGAACGGCGAGGCCACGATCGAGGCCTTCACCACGCAGAAGTGGATCTCCGTACAGCACGGCCGGACGACCTTCCCGTTCTAG
- a CDS encoding helix-turn-helix domain-containing protein: MGRAVLVTAEASGSVVRRILLGSQLRRLRESRGITREAAGYSIRASESKISRLELGRVSFKARDVEDLLTLYGVTDSTERESLLGLVREANATGWWHSYGDVLPGWFQTYIGLEGAASLIRIYEVQFVHGLLQTEAYAHAVVSRGMPGATSAEIDRRVALRLERQKVLVSENAPVFHAVLDEAALRRPYGDREVMRGQLEHLIEVSQRPNVQLQVMPFSFGGHAGESGAFTLLRFPESDLQDIVYLEQLTSALYLDKGEEVGQYERAMERLQADCPDVERTRDLLRGLLQLS; this comes from the coding sequence ATGGGGAGGGCAGTACTAGTGACCGCAGAAGCAAGCGGTTCTGTGGTGCGCCGCATCCTCCTGGGCTCCCAGCTCAGGCGACTCCGAGAATCCCGCGGCATCACCCGTGAGGCGGCCGGCTACTCGATCCGCGCATCCGAATCGAAGATCAGCCGCTTGGAGTTGGGAAGGGTGAGCTTCAAGGCCAGGGACGTCGAGGATCTCCTCACGCTCTACGGAGTCACGGACAGCACGGAGCGCGAGTCGCTGCTCGGACTGGTCCGGGAGGCCAACGCGACCGGCTGGTGGCACAGTTACGGCGACGTGCTGCCCGGGTGGTTCCAGACGTACATCGGCCTGGAGGGCGCCGCCTCGCTCATCCGGATCTACGAAGTCCAGTTCGTCCACGGACTGTTGCAGACCGAGGCGTACGCGCACGCCGTCGTCAGCCGCGGCATGCCCGGCGCCACCTCCGCCGAGATCGACCGCCGCGTCGCCCTGCGCCTGGAGCGCCAGAAGGTCCTCGTCTCCGAGAACGCCCCCGTCTTCCACGCCGTCCTCGACGAGGCCGCGCTGCGCCGCCCGTACGGCGACCGCGAGGTCATGCGCGGTCAGCTCGAGCACCTCATCGAGGTCTCCCAGCGGCCCAACGTGCAGCTGCAGGTGATGCCCTTCTCCTTCGGCGGCCACGCGGGCGAGAGCGGAGCCTTCACCCTGCTGCGCTTCCCCGAGTCGGACCTCCAGGACATCGTCTATCTGGAACAGCTCACCAGTGCCCTCTACCTGGACAAGGGCGAGGAAGTGGGGCAGTACGAGCGGGCGATGGAACGGCTCCAGGCGGACTGCCCCGATGTCGAACGGACCCGGGATCTTCTCCGCGGCCTGCTCCAACTGTCTTGA
- a CDS encoding ATP-binding protein, whose amino-acid sequence MGTNGSTMLEPLRQGLPPVDPTAVSGSASCALPARYEAVRGARSFCRSTLSQWGLDDRFDDVALVVSELVTNALRHALPEDARGADAEPEPPVRLHLMRWSTRLVCAVRDPSEDRPGGAFSPERTEENFDLESGRGLFLVDSYSDSWGWHPLAGRLTGKVVWALFLLQD is encoded by the coding sequence ATGGGGACGAATGGATCGACCATGCTCGAGCCGTTACGGCAGGGGCTGCCCCCGGTCGACCCCACGGCTGTCTCCGGGTCCGCCTCCTGCGCTCTGCCCGCCCGTTACGAGGCGGTGCGCGGAGCCCGTTCCTTCTGTCGTTCGACCCTGTCCCAGTGGGGCCTCGACGACCGCTTCGACGATGTGGCCCTGGTGGTCTCCGAGCTCGTCACCAACGCGCTGCGCCATGCCCTGCCCGAGGACGCGCGGGGCGCGGACGCCGAGCCGGAGCCTCCGGTACGGCTGCACCTGATGCGGTGGAGCACGCGGCTGGTGTGCGCGGTGCGGGACCCCAGCGAGGACCGGCCCGGAGGGGCGTTCTCGCCGGAGCGCACGGAGGAGAACTTCGACCTGGAGTCCGGGCGCGGGCTGTTCCTGGTGGACTCGTACAGCGACAGCTGGGGCTGGCACCCGCTCGCGGGCCGGCTGACCGGCAAGGTGGTCTGGGCGCTCTTCCTGCTCCAGGACTGA
- a CDS encoding DUF397 domain-containing protein, producing the protein MDHAYNGMAAAELATLFELTWQKSRHSNSQGSCVEFARLPGGDVAMRNSRFPDGPALVYTPAEIEALLLGVKDGEFDHLIS; encoded by the coding sequence GTGGACCACGCGTACAACGGGATGGCAGCTGCAGAACTCGCTACCTTGTTTGAGCTGACGTGGCAGAAGAGCAGACACAGCAACTCGCAGGGTTCCTGCGTGGAGTTCGCACGGCTGCCGGGAGGCGATGTCGCCATGCGCAATTCACGCTTTCCCGACGGACCGGCGCTCGTCTACACGCCGGCCGAGATCGAGGCTCTGCTTCTGGGCGTCAAGGACGGCGAGTTCGATCACCTGATCAGCTGA
- a CDS encoding DUF2786 domain-containing protein → MGREGGHAKLRGVRDLAETVDRAFAAALYAQDDAGLDTGASLLVADQGGWPAVGRELLARGEAYVRQGWERGWQPADVLRLVRRDLDERHLRITGDLIAAEARRYARLPARWGAAEVWWAGDEEYADRLAQRERADRFTLATAFLEVLRLLIRLPSVEPVGPLPGDPADALAEHAHIEPRMLGRIRALLAKAEATTFPEEAEALSAKAQELMARHTVDEALLAASGKGPAQVPGACRIGVEPPYEEAKAVLLDAVAGANRCRAVWNSGFEFSTVVGFESDLEAVELLYTSLLVQGTAAMTRAEAAQRSGGRKRTKTFRQSFLLAYASRLGHRLAETAEHTAAEAPDNLPALVARDVAVTSRAEEMFPRTTTTRLRGATDHAGWEHGTAAADRAHMGGRQKPLPR, encoded by the coding sequence ATGGGACGCGAAGGCGGACATGCCAAGCTGAGAGGTGTGAGAGACCTTGCCGAGACCGTCGACCGAGCCTTCGCCGCCGCCCTCTACGCCCAGGACGACGCCGGGCTGGACACCGGCGCGTCGCTGCTCGTCGCGGACCAGGGGGGCTGGCCCGCGGTCGGGCGCGAGCTGCTGGCGCGCGGGGAGGCGTACGTGCGCCAGGGCTGGGAGCGGGGCTGGCAGCCGGCCGACGTGCTGCGGCTGGTCCGCCGGGACCTCGACGAGCGGCACCTGCGGATCACCGGGGACCTGATCGCCGCCGAGGCGCGCCGCTACGCCCGGCTCCCGGCGCGCTGGGGTGCCGCCGAGGTGTGGTGGGCGGGCGACGAGGAGTACGCCGACCGGCTCGCGCAGCGGGAACGTGCGGACCGCTTCACGCTGGCCACCGCCTTCCTGGAGGTGCTGCGGCTGCTGATCCGGCTGCCCTCGGTCGAACCGGTGGGTCCGCTGCCCGGCGACCCGGCCGACGCGCTGGCCGAGCACGCCCACATCGAGCCGCGCATGCTGGGCCGGATCCGGGCCCTGCTCGCCAAGGCCGAGGCGACGACCTTCCCGGAGGAGGCGGAGGCGCTCAGCGCCAAGGCCCAGGAGCTGATGGCGCGGCACACCGTGGACGAGGCGCTGCTGGCGGCGAGCGGCAAGGGCCCGGCCCAGGTGCCCGGCGCCTGCCGGATCGGTGTCGAGCCGCCGTACGAGGAGGCGAAGGCGGTCCTGCTCGACGCGGTGGCCGGCGCCAACCGCTGCCGGGCGGTGTGGAACAGCGGCTTCGAGTTCTCCACGGTGGTCGGCTTCGAGAGCGACCTGGAGGCGGTGGAGCTGCTCTACACCTCGCTGCTCGTGCAGGGCACGGCGGCGATGACCCGCGCGGAGGCCGCGCAGCGCTCCGGCGGGCGCAAGCGGACGAAGACCTTCAGGCAGTCCTTCCTGCTCGCCTACGCGAGCCGGCTCGGCCACCGGCTCGCCGAGACCGCCGAGCACACGGCGGCGGAGGCCCCCGACAACCTGCCGGCCCTGGTGGCCCGCGACGTGGCGGTCACCTCGCGGGCGGAGGAGATGTTCCCCCGGACCACCACGACCCGGTTGCGCGGCGCCACCGACCACGCGGGCTGGGAGCACGGCACGGCCGCGGCCGACCGCGCCCACATGGGCGGCAGGCAGAAGCCGCTGCCCCGCTAG
- a CDS encoding winged helix-turn-helix transcriptional regulator: MSVGHTGVTSPEPLPEPLLSCDDDCGIRDVLDRLGDKWSVLVVVELGAGMRRFKELQRAVDGISQRMLTLTVRRLERDGLVTRTVHATVPPQVEYELTGLGRSLTGLVKGLADWSLAHRPQIEAARREWDAKADMPS, encoded by the coding sequence ATGTCAGTAGGGCACACCGGGGTAACCAGCCCCGAGCCCCTGCCCGAGCCGCTGTTGAGCTGCGACGACGACTGCGGCATCCGCGACGTCCTCGACCGGCTCGGCGACAAGTGGTCCGTCCTCGTCGTGGTGGAACTCGGCGCCGGCATGCGCCGGTTCAAGGAGCTCCAGCGCGCGGTCGACGGCATTTCGCAGCGGATGCTCACCCTCACCGTCCGCCGTCTGGAGCGCGACGGCCTGGTCACCCGGACCGTGCACGCCACCGTGCCGCCCCAGGTCGAGTACGAGCTGACCGGCCTCGGCCGCAGCCTGACCGGACTGGTCAAGGGCCTCGCGGACTGGTCGCTGGCGCACCGCCCGCAGATCGAGGCCGCCCGCCGGGAATGGGACGCGAAGGCGGACATGCCAAGCTGA
- a CDS encoding NAD(P)H-binding protein, translating into MLLITGTSGGLGSLIARRLMDRPDVRFGTRAPDGPGQVRMDFDDPDSLDFAGVDTLLLISAGYGEDDQVIARHEAAVSAAERDGVRHIVYTSLTGAGDHLPYALAHRWTERRLRASAAAWTVLRNGLYAELLAALAAPGPDGVITAPLGGGRLAAVAREDLAEVAVRVALAPDAHAGQVYELVGDRPLGGAELAAAVGARYAPGSLAAARTALSGPDAAPFQPPMLVATYSAVASGFLDTPDDGTLPRLLGRPPRAALEVYAAHPGPAGI; encoded by the coding sequence ATGCTTTTGATCACCGGCACCTCCGGCGGACTCGGCTCACTGATCGCACGCCGGCTGATGGACCGGCCGGACGTGCGGTTCGGCACGCGCGCCCCGGACGGCCCCGGTCAGGTCCGGATGGACTTCGACGACCCGGACTCCCTCGACTTCGCCGGGGTGGACACCCTGCTGCTCATCTCGGCCGGCTACGGCGAGGACGACCAGGTCATCGCGCGGCACGAGGCCGCCGTCTCCGCCGCCGAGCGGGACGGGGTGCGGCACATCGTCTACACCAGCCTCACCGGGGCGGGCGACCACCTGCCGTACGCGCTGGCGCACCGCTGGACCGAACGCCGTCTGCGCGCCTCCGCGGCCGCCTGGACGGTGCTGCGCAACGGGCTGTACGCCGAACTGCTGGCCGCACTCGCCGCGCCGGGGCCCGACGGGGTGATCACCGCCCCGCTGGGCGGGGGCCGGCTGGCCGCGGTCGCTCGGGAGGACCTGGCGGAAGTGGCGGTCCGGGTGGCTCTGGCCCCCGACGCGCACGCCGGGCAGGTCTACGAGCTGGTCGGGGACCGCCCGCTGGGCGGGGCGGAACTCGCCGCGGCGGTGGGCGCCCGCTACGCCCCGGGCTCCCTGGCCGCGGCCCGCACCGCCCTGTCGGGCCCCGACGCCGCTCCCTTCCAGCCCCCGATGCTGGTGGCGACGTACTCGGCCGTCGCCTCGGGCTTCCTCGACACCCCGGACGACGGGACCCTGCCCCGCCTCCTCGGCCGCCCGCCACGCGCGGCCCTGGAGGTGTACGCGGCTCATCCCGGCCCCGCCGGCATCTGA
- a CDS encoding bifunctional 3'-5' exonuclease/DNA polymerase, translating into MSDRTPRWALAEDGDGWWHAAPVPPADGVRMRVRDPAEAVRAAPPGTRWVWRSTAGVYPRLLAAGVRVERCHDIEDAELLLLGHEGRFGEPRSAAAAWARLTGAPVPPDPRPRAAEPRAQDSLFDPQPTPVPLDALLAVHADQARRLDATAHPDRMRLLTAAESAAFLVAAEMNRVGLPWRADVHRALLTELLGERYAGGGEPRRLAELADRVSDAFGRRVRPDLPADVIKAFAGAGIKLRSTRRWEIQELDHPAVEPLIEYKKLYRIYTAHGWAWLADWVRDGRFRPEFIPGGTLTGRWVTNGGGALQIPKVIRRAVVADPGWRLVVADADQMEPRVLAAISRDPAFMEVAGEASDLYTAVSRQGFSGDRDKAKIAVLGAVYGQTSGDGLKNLAALRRRFPRAVAYVDDAAKAGEEGRLVRTWLGRTCPPPAGSGEGDEAGDGGVDPGEGYGEGGAGTPQDRDDGWTPSYASSNTRARGRFTRNFVVQGSAADWALLLLAALRQATAGMRAELVFFQHDEVIVHCPAEEAEAVVEAIRSAGERAGRITFGDTPVRFPFTTAVVECYADAK; encoded by the coding sequence ATGAGCGACCGCACTCCCCGGTGGGCCCTCGCCGAGGACGGCGACGGGTGGTGGCACGCCGCGCCCGTACCCCCCGCCGACGGAGTGCGGATGCGCGTGCGCGACCCGGCCGAAGCGGTGCGCGCCGCCCCGCCGGGCACGCGGTGGGTCTGGCGGTCCACCGCGGGCGTGTACCCCCGGCTGCTCGCCGCGGGCGTGCGCGTCGAGCGGTGCCACGACATCGAGGACGCCGAGCTGCTGCTCCTCGGCCACGAGGGCCGCTTCGGCGAGCCGCGCTCGGCGGCCGCCGCCTGGGCCCGGCTCACCGGCGCCCCCGTACCGCCCGATCCGCGCCCGCGCGCCGCCGAACCCCGCGCCCAGGATTCCCTCTTCGACCCGCAGCCCACCCCGGTCCCCCTGGACGCCCTGCTCGCCGTCCACGCCGACCAGGCCAGGCGGCTCGACGCCACCGCCCACCCCGACCGGATGCGGCTGCTCACCGCCGCCGAGTCGGCGGCTTTCCTCGTCGCCGCCGAGATGAACCGCGTGGGCCTGCCCTGGCGGGCCGACGTGCACCGCGCCCTGCTGACCGAGCTGCTCGGCGAGCGGTATGCGGGCGGCGGGGAGCCCCGGCGCCTCGCGGAGCTGGCCGACCGCGTGTCCGACGCCTTCGGCAGACGCGTGCGCCCCGATCTGCCCGCCGACGTGATCAAGGCCTTCGCCGGGGCCGGGATCAAGCTGAGGTCCACCCGCCGCTGGGAGATCCAGGAGCTGGACCATCCCGCCGTCGAGCCGTTGATCGAGTACAAGAAGCTGTACCGGATCTACACCGCCCACGGCTGGGCCTGGCTCGCGGACTGGGTCCGCGACGGCCGCTTCCGCCCGGAGTTCATCCCCGGCGGCACCCTCACCGGCCGCTGGGTCACCAACGGCGGCGGGGCCCTGCAGATCCCCAAGGTGATCCGCCGGGCCGTGGTCGCCGACCCCGGCTGGCGGCTCGTCGTCGCCGACGCCGACCAGATGGAGCCGCGCGTCCTCGCCGCGATCTCCCGCGACCCCGCCTTCATGGAGGTCGCCGGGGAGGCCTCGGACCTCTACACCGCCGTCTCCCGCCAGGGCTTCTCGGGCGACCGGGACAAGGCCAAGATCGCCGTGCTCGGCGCCGTCTACGGCCAGACCTCCGGGGACGGCCTGAAGAACCTGGCCGCGCTCCGCCGCCGCTTCCCCCGGGCCGTCGCGTACGTGGACGACGCGGCGAAGGCCGGGGAGGAGGGCCGGCTCGTACGGACCTGGCTGGGCCGCACCTGCCCGCCGCCCGCCGGTTCCGGCGAGGGGGACGAGGCCGGTGACGGCGGCGTCGACCCCGGCGAGGGGTACGGGGAGGGCGGGGCCGGGACCCCGCAGGACCGGGACGACGGCTGGACCCCGAGCTACGCCTCCAGCAACACCCGGGCCCGCGGCCGGTTCACCCGTAACTTCGTCGTCCAGGGCAGCGCGGCCGACTGGGCGCTGCTGCTGCTCGCGGCCCTGCGGCAGGCGACCGCCGGCATGCGCGCCGAGCTGGTGTTCTTCCAGCACGACGAGGTGATCGTGCACTGCCCGGCCGAGGAGGCCGAGGCGGTCGTGGAGGCGATCCGGAGCGCCGGCGAACGGGCCGGCCGGATCACCTTCGGCGACACCCCGGTCCGGTTCCCGTTCACGACGGCGGTCGTGGAGTGCTACGCGGACGCCAAGTGA